One window of Lytechinus variegatus isolate NC3 chromosome 2, Lvar_3.0, whole genome shotgun sequence genomic DNA carries:
- the LOC121409213 gene encoding UDP-glucuronosyltransferase 2C1-like, with amino-acid sequence MAVFHRIGETVVILTLMISLSTKGGVDSYNVLLSANFGDGSHYIAMRAIGESLMKKGHEVTFLVAKGFPHPSIHSEDFEKFHFERFNLPGLKETLEDAYAKLSYLTISDRGGDEISELMETFQNLNRDACSVVFKDSALLERLSTFDVFVFNIIWPCSVYVKSYLERQKGVRDIQIVAFSNTNINPYVLWEAASPFFPSFQPSPMSRLTPRMNFFERLRNTLTYLSMIHKFRRTVISEPFGDLIDEYDLDPYLRIAMNNHVNLYLVHTDFSIDPPFAMTPSVIPVGGLTARAAKALDNDVEEFMKSSGDDGVVVFSLGSYFSTLTTVLPEIPRMFLEAFAKIPQKVIILSKVGLVKGLPENVRVIPWLPLNDLLGHSKTRLLVYHGGSSGIFEAVYHGVPLVVMPLGGDQSDIAVRVVSKGIGVQLDKDTLTAENIYERVTEVLSQPEYSESSKRISAILRDRPMTAADTSAYWIEHMIKHGVDYLRPSSLDLPFYQLYLIDVFLFLFALIFIVCWIFVKALNAYFQRKSSRKLKRL; translated from the coding sequence ATGGCGGTATTTCATAGGATTGGTGAAACAGTGGTGATACTTACACTTATGATTTCATTATCTACCAAAGGTGGGGTGGATTCTTACAATGTACTCCTGTCTGCAAACTTCGGAGACGGTAGTCACTACATCGCCATGAGGGCTATAGGTGAAAGCCTGATGAAGAAAGGACACGAAGTGACTTTTCTCGTCGCCAAAGGCTTTCCACACCCATCCATTCACAGTGAAGACTTCGAAAAGTTCCATTTCGAACGATTTAATCTCCCAGGCCTCAAGGAAACACTCGAGGATGCTTATGCTAAGCTGAGTTACTTGACTATCTCAGACAGAGGGGGTGATGAAATATCCGAACTGATGGAAACCTTCCAAAATCTTAACAGAGATGCTTGCAGTGTTGTATTCAAAGACAGTGCTCTTCTGGAGCGCTTATCAACTTTCGATGTTTTCGTGTTCAACATCATCTGGCCATGCAGTGTTTATGTCAAGTCATACCTTGAGCGTCAGAAGGGCGTAAGAGACATTCAAATTGTAGCATTTTCAAACACAAATATTAACCCATATGTCTTATGGGAAGCAGCTTCTCCGTTCTTCCCATCATTCCAGCCTTCACCAATGAGTAGGTTGACACCGAGAATGAACTTCTTCGAACGCCTCAGGAACACCCTGACATATCTGTCGATGATTCACAAATTTCGAAGAACTGTTATTTCAGAACCGTTCGGTGATCTGATAGATGAATACGACTTGGATCCATACCTTCGAATTGCAATGAATAACCATGTCAATCTATATTTAGTCCACACTGATTTTTCGATTGACCCACCGTTTGCTATGACTCCCAGTGTTATTCCTGTTGGTGGACTTACAGCCAGAGCTGCAAAAGCACTAGACAATGACGTAGAAGAATTCATGAAAAGCTCTGGAGATGATGGCGTTGTTGTATTTTCACTAGGATCATACTTCTCTACTCTAACAACAGTTCTACCTGAAATTCCAAGGATGTTTCTCGAAGCCTTCGCGAAAATTCCACAGAAGGTCATCATCCTATCGAAGGTGGGTCTTGTAAAAGGTCTACCTGAAAACGTTAGGGTGATACCATGGCTGCCACTCAATGATCTGCTTGGGCACTCTAAAACACGCCTTCTCGTCTACCATGGAGGATCAAGTGGAATCTTTGAAGCAGTGTACCATGGCGTTCCTCTCGTTGTTATGCCTTTAGGTGGAGACCAGTCTGACATCGCCGTCAGAGTTGTATCTAAGGGAATAGGTGTCCAACTAGATAAAGATACTCTCACGGCAGAGAACATTTATGAACGGGTAACTGAAGTCCTAAGCCAACCCGAGTATTCCGAATCAAGTAAACGCATTTCCGCCATCTTGAGAGATCGACCAATGACTGCAGCTGACACAAGCGCGTACTGGATCGAGCACATGATTAAACATGGTGTTGATTATCTCAGACCATCGTCTCTTGATCTACCTTTT